The following coding sequences are from one Candidatus Nitrohelix vancouverensis window:
- a CDS encoding ribosome biogenesis GTPase Der, producing the protein MPAPTVAIVGRANVGKSTLFNRLVKRKTSIVNNVPGVTRDRLYGQSDWLGKTFDVIDTGGFDFDHKTEIELQMIEQARIAETEADVVIVVLDLTMGLTLPDREVVQRLRKAGKSFFVAANKADVSKAMDNLYQFNELGVDNVFPISAEHGTGVADLADAVVGLLPEMEEEDDDPNLIRIAVVGKPNAGKSSLINQLLHSKRCIVSETPGATRDAIDTRLEENGQSYLLVDTAGIRRKGRTREVLQKFAVIMALKALDRCDIALLIIDGEEGITDQDAHIAGYAKDKGRGCIIVLNKWDSLKKQGEGLPAYEKQIKQKLKFLDYAPVIALSALTGDGVSKLLPLVQEVHAQYSKSVPTAQLNDCFEQAIAKNPMSSYRGKFIKMFYATQIRSQPPLIKCFVNFPQGIHFSYQRYLANSLRKRFGFEGTPLKLIFSGKKEGR; encoded by the coding sequence ATGCCCGCTCCCACCGTTGCCATTGTTGGCCGGGCCAATGTGGGGAAGTCCACGCTGTTCAATCGACTTGTAAAACGAAAGACGTCGATTGTGAACAACGTTCCCGGAGTGACGAGAGACCGTTTGTACGGTCAATCGGACTGGCTTGGGAAAACTTTCGATGTCATCGACACCGGCGGTTTTGACTTCGACCACAAGACCGAAATAGAACTTCAGATGATAGAGCAGGCGCGGATTGCAGAAACCGAGGCCGATGTTGTGATCGTCGTTTTGGATTTGACGATGGGTCTGACTCTGCCCGATCGCGAGGTGGTGCAACGTTTGCGTAAGGCGGGCAAATCATTTTTTGTCGCCGCCAACAAAGCCGATGTCTCGAAGGCGATGGACAATCTGTATCAGTTCAATGAACTGGGGGTGGATAACGTTTTCCCCATTTCCGCTGAACACGGTACGGGCGTCGCCGATCTTGCCGATGCCGTGGTCGGCTTACTGCCGGAAATGGAGGAAGAGGACGACGACCCCAATCTGATACGGATCGCCGTTGTCGGCAAGCCGAACGCGGGAAAATCGTCGTTGATCAATCAACTTCTGCATTCCAAGCGTTGTATTGTTTCGGAAACGCCGGGCGCGACGCGCGACGCGATCGACACGCGACTTGAGGAAAACGGACAAAGCTATTTACTGGTCGATACCGCAGGCATTCGGCGCAAGGGCAGGACCCGCGAGGTTTTGCAAAAGTTTGCCGTGATCATGGCGCTCAAGGCTCTGGATCGTTGCGATATTGCTCTGCTGATTATCGACGGCGAAGAAGGCATCACCGATCAAGACGCGCATATCGCCGGATACGCCAAAGACAAAGGTCGCGGCTGTATCATCGTGCTGAATAAATGGGATTCATTGAAGAAGCAGGGCGAAGGTTTGCCGGCTTACGAAAAGCAGATCAAACAGAAATTGAAGTTTCTCGATTACGCGCCTGTGATCGCGCTTTCGGCGTTGACGGGAGACGGCGTTTCCAAATTGTTGCCTCTGGTTCAGGAAGTCCACGCTCAATATTCCAAGAGCGTTCCAACGGCTCAGTTGAACGATTGTTTTGAACAGGCGATTGCAAAAAATCCGATGAGCAGTTACCGGGGAAAATTTATCAAAATGTTTTATGCGACGCAAATACGCAGTCAGCCTCCGCTGATCAAATGCTTTGTGAACTTCCCGCAGGGAATTCATTTTTCCTATCAGCGGTATTTGGCAAACAGTCTGCGGAAACGTTTTGGTTTTGAAGGGACCCCGTTGAAGTTGATTTTTTCAGGCAAAAAGGAAGGACGCTAG
- a CDS encoding AMIN domain-containing protein, with protein sequence MRSRIFKNTFAFKIIICLLAFAILQGHSLALAADPSDSLYNQARNAFYQLKRSPEKMALRDQWVNCIDRFLKVYEKYPKSYSAYKAVFTAGQLYEDLYSRSRRQSDLDQALAYYGKVVLAFEHDRLKDDALYHRGNIYVQKKQYALAAREFERIVQEFPKGDQRANAAKQLKTVSAYLPVAQPKPLALPASSSSMHLIKDIDYVTQGNYSRIIVKMDGPTRYVQKRLENPTRVYLDIEKARIAPGLEKPVNYTGPYLKTIRWSQFDSDTARLVLELNPESQAQARSIIKDNRLIIQLEPEDQPIRVAEALVKPAPKPSSRSKEKLIPPPKQVAEKPLAQPAAVKTVPLVVLDPGHGGKDLGAVGRHGLVEKEINLKISKMVKHLLETEYKLRVHLTRDDDTFIPLKERGPIANRMKADLFVSIHANAAKRRAAHGIETYYLGRGLSEQAKETAARENGDLVYSIPDDQTQQILADLISNNKMNDSSRLAGRVQKYLYKNARKKYKTVKDLGVKEGPFWVLHDTNMASILVEVGFVTHSREASRLRDPIYLKLLAGAVAKGISDFLKEKGPTI encoded by the coding sequence ATGCGTTCCCGTATTTTTAAAAATACCTTCGCCTTTAAAATAATCATCTGTCTGCTTGCGTTTGCAATCCTGCAAGGACATTCGCTTGCTCTAGCGGCGGATCCATCCGACAGTTTGTACAATCAGGCGCGCAATGCCTTTTATCAGTTGAAGCGCTCGCCTGAGAAAATGGCGTTGAGGGATCAGTGGGTCAATTGTATCGATCGATTTTTGAAGGTATACGAAAAATATCCCAAGAGTTATTCCGCATACAAAGCCGTGTTCACCGCAGGGCAACTCTACGAGGATTTGTATTCGCGTTCGCGTCGGCAAAGCGATCTCGATCAGGCGCTGGCTTATTACGGTAAAGTGGTTTTGGCGTTTGAGCATGACCGCTTGAAAGACGACGCGCTCTACCATCGCGGCAACATTTATGTTCAGAAAAAGCAATACGCTCTGGCCGCCAGAGAATTCGAGCGAATCGTTCAGGAATTTCCCAAAGGCGATCAACGCGCCAACGCCGCTAAACAGTTAAAGACCGTCAGCGCCTACTTGCCCGTTGCGCAACCGAAGCCTCTCGCATTGCCAGCCTCGTCTTCTAGCATGCATCTGATCAAGGACATTGATTATGTGACGCAGGGGAATTATTCACGCATCATTGTGAAAATGGACGGACCGACGCGCTATGTGCAAAAGCGTCTGGAGAACCCGACGCGGGTGTATCTCGATATCGAAAAGGCGCGAATCGCTCCGGGTTTGGAAAAACCCGTCAATTACACAGGGCCTTATTTGAAAACGATTCGCTGGAGTCAGTTCGATTCAGACACGGCCCGTCTGGTGTTGGAACTCAACCCGGAAAGCCAGGCGCAGGCGCGATCCATCATCAAAGACAATCGTTTGATTATCCAGTTGGAGCCTGAAGACCAACCGATTCGCGTAGCCGAGGCGCTAGTCAAACCGGCTCCGAAGCCGAGCTCGCGGTCGAAGGAAAAATTAATTCCTCCGCCCAAGCAGGTTGCAGAGAAACCGCTTGCGCAACCGGCGGCGGTCAAAACGGTTCCGCTGGTGGTGCTTGACCCCGGTCACGGCGGAAAGGATCTTGGCGCTGTGGGTCGACATGGACTGGTGGAAAAAGAAATCAATTTGAAAATTTCCAAGATGGTCAAGCATCTGCTTGAGACGGAGTACAAGCTTCGGGTGCATTTGACACGCGACGACGACACCTTCATCCCGCTGAAAGAGCGCGGTCCGATTGCGAACCGGATGAAAGCGGATTTGTTTGTTTCCATCCATGCCAACGCGGCGAAGAGAAGAGCGGCGCATGGCATCGAGACTTACTATCTTGGACGGGGACTGAGCGAACAGGCGAAGGAGACCGCCGCGCGGGAAAATGGAGACCTGGTGTATTCGATTCCCGATGACCAGACGCAACAAATTCTTGCCGACCTGATCAGCAATAACAAGATGAATGATTCATCGCGTCTGGCGGGTCGCGTTCAGAAATATTTATATAAGAATGCTCGAAAAAAATACAAGACGGTCAAGGATCTGGGCGTCAAGGAAGGGCCGTTCTGGGTGTTGCACGACACCAATATGGCAAGTATTTTGGTCGAGGTAGGATTCGTCACTCATTCCCGTGAAGCATCCCGATTGCGAGACCCGATCTATCTTAAACTATTAGCCGGCGCCGTCGCCAAGGGTATCAGCGACTTTCTAAAAGAAAAAGGGCCGACGATTTAA
- the nusB gene encoding transcription antitermination factor NusB translates to MGTRRSSRELALKYLYQKEFNDTSEENHWELFFASAAGGEDAEDYAKQLVLTALDKQTAIDDALNQFSEHWTLDRMAVIDRNILRLGSCELQFFKKVPPKAVINEWVEISKKYGNADSPDFVNGMLDKIFKSIQSKMEPTLK, encoded by the coding sequence ATGGGAACGAGACGGTCCTCCAGAGAACTTGCCCTGAAGTATCTCTATCAGAAAGAATTCAACGACACCTCCGAGGAAAACCATTGGGAGTTGTTTTTTGCCAGCGCGGCAGGCGGAGAAGACGCTGAAGATTATGCAAAGCAACTGGTCCTCACGGCGCTGGACAAGCAAACTGCCATCGACGACGCCTTGAACCAGTTCAGCGAACACTGGACGCTGGATCGAATGGCGGTCATCGACCGTAATATTTTGCGACTGGGTTCCTGCGAATTACAGTTTTTCAAAAAAGTTCCCCCCAAGGCGGTTATCAATGAATGGGTGGAAATTTCGAAGAAGTATGGCAACGCGGACTCTCCGGATTTTGTGAACGGGATGCTGGATAAAATCTTTAAAAGCATTCAGTCAAAGATGGAACCCACCTTGAAATGA
- a CDS encoding MerR family transcriptional regulator has protein sequence MTNPIPDKLFYKIGEVAEYLGVEQHVLRYWEEEFQVLKPTKNKSGQRLYQRKDLEMVSEIKRLLYDEKYTIIGAKKKMKAARKTAVQLDFAFDREKFEEWRADMTSEIKNLIETIDSSSV, from the coding sequence ATGACAAACCCGATTCCTGATAAATTATTTTATAAAATTGGAGAAGTCGCCGAATATCTCGGCGTGGAACAACATGTCCTGCGTTACTGGGAGGAAGAATTCCAGGTGCTCAAACCGACCAAGAACAAATCGGGCCAGCGACTGTATCAGCGCAAGGATTTGGAAATGGTCTCCGAGATTAAAAGGCTCTTGTATGATGAGAAGTACACGATCATCGGCGCTAAAAAGAAAATGAAAGCGGCGCGGAAGACGGCGGTGCAACTGGATTTTGCCTTCGATCGTGAAAAATTTGAAGAGTGGCGGGCTGATATGACAAGCGAAATCAAAAACCTGATAGAAACGATTGATTCAAGTAGCGTTTGA
- the fusA gene encoding elongation factor G, with protein MKQYKLQDIRNVGVIGHGAAGKTSVAEAILFNSGVSDRLGKVGDATSVMDYDPDEIKRGHSVNASVACYEWKNKKVNLVDTPGNNNFIADTPACLRVVDGAVVVISADEGVQFFTEKTWRWADDQALRKIVFINKVDHERSNIPAILESLKKTFQVSPALLFAPVGVGDTFSGVADIVQKKFYACQSPDEALDWPESASDELEMIRAELIEAIAEADDELLEHYLEKGELSDEEAFEGLKNGIANGTVTPVICGLATQNIGVKILMNAINDYLPSPDQREAASGLKPGGDTETSRMADPSAPASALVFKTIADPYAGKLTLFRVFSGVVKADAAIFNATQGTQERIGQLFIMQGKQQISAPEISTGDIGAVAKLKVTTTGDTLCDANDPIVFPPIDFPSTVFTRALIPKTRGDEEKISVALKRLTEEDPTLQVERNAQTHELLVSGMGQVHLDVSLEKMHRRFGVDVEVKAPKVPYRETIRGTTKVQGKYKKQTGGRGQFGDTWIEISPLPKGGGFEFENRIVGGAIPKQYIPAVEKGIYEAMEEGALAHCPMVDIKIALYDGSFHNVDSSEMAFKIAGSLGFKKGVLECKPILLEPVMKMEIIIPSEYVGDVMGDLNAKRGKILGIDSSGDNQTIRAHIPMAEVLDYAADLRSMTSGRGVFMVEFDHYDDVPEHLSAKVIAEARAQNEKEHS; from the coding sequence ATGAAACAATATAAACTTCAGGATATAAGGAATGTGGGCGTCATCGGTCACGGCGCTGCAGGCAAAACGTCAGTTGCAGAAGCGATTCTATTTAATTCCGGCGTGTCTGACCGCTTGGGAAAGGTTGGAGACGCGACGTCCGTCATGGATTACGACCCGGATGAAATCAAGCGAGGGCATTCTGTCAATGCCTCGGTCGCATGTTACGAGTGGAAAAACAAAAAAGTCAATCTGGTCGACACGCCCGGCAACAATAATTTTATCGCAGACACGCCAGCCTGTCTGCGTGTGGTTGATGGGGCGGTCGTAGTGATTTCCGCCGATGAGGGCGTTCAGTTTTTTACGGAAAAGACATGGCGCTGGGCCGACGACCAGGCTCTCAGGAAAATAGTTTTTATCAACAAGGTAGACCACGAACGAAGCAACATCCCCGCAATTCTCGAATCCCTCAAGAAAACTTTTCAAGTATCTCCCGCGTTACTCTTTGCTCCGGTGGGCGTCGGAGACACGTTTTCCGGCGTTGCGGATATCGTTCAGAAAAAATTCTATGCGTGCCAATCTCCCGATGAAGCGCTCGATTGGCCTGAGTCAGCGTCTGACGAACTGGAAATGATTCGCGCCGAGTTGATAGAAGCGATCGCTGAAGCGGACGATGAATTGCTGGAGCATTATCTTGAGAAAGGCGAACTGTCCGACGAGGAAGCCTTTGAAGGACTTAAAAACGGAATTGCAAACGGAACGGTGACGCCGGTGATCTGCGGTCTTGCGACTCAGAATATCGGCGTCAAAATTTTAATGAACGCGATCAACGACTATCTGCCATCACCGGATCAACGAGAGGCGGCGTCTGGCCTCAAGCCGGGGGGCGACACGGAGACCTCTCGCATGGCAGATCCCAGCGCTCCGGCCTCTGCCCTGGTGTTTAAAACCATCGCCGACCCCTATGCGGGCAAACTCACTTTGTTTCGCGTTTTTTCAGGCGTGGTGAAAGCGGACGCGGCAATTTTCAATGCAACGCAAGGGACCCAGGAGCGTATCGGTCAGTTATTTATCATGCAGGGCAAACAGCAGATTTCGGCGCCCGAGATTTCAACGGGAGATATCGGCGCGGTCGCAAAATTGAAGGTCACGACCACCGGGGATACTTTATGCGACGCCAACGACCCGATTGTTTTTCCTCCGATTGATTTTCCCTCCACGGTTTTTACGAGAGCCTTGATTCCCAAAACGCGAGGCGATGAAGAGAAAATCAGCGTCGCCTTGAAGCGTTTGACGGAAGAGGACCCGACCCTGCAGGTTGAGCGCAACGCGCAAACGCACGAGTTGCTCGTTTCGGGAATGGGGCAGGTGCATCTGGATGTTTCGCTGGAAAAAATGCACCGACGCTTTGGCGTGGATGTGGAGGTGAAGGCGCCCAAGGTGCCCTACAGGGAGACCATTCGCGGGACGACCAAGGTGCAGGGGAAGTATAAAAAACAGACAGGCGGGCGCGGACAGTTCGGCGACACCTGGATTGAGATATCACCCTTGCCCAAAGGCGGCGGTTTTGAATTTGAAAACAGGATTGTGGGCGGCGCCATTCCCAAGCAGTATATTCCCGCCGTGGAAAAAGGGATTTATGAGGCGATGGAAGAGGGCGCTTTGGCGCACTGCCCGATGGTCGATATAAAAATTGCATTGTACGACGGCTCGTTTCACAATGTCGACTCTTCGGAGATGGCGTTTAAAATTGCCGGTTCGCTGGGATTCAAAAAGGGGGTTCTGGAATGCAAGCCGATCCTGCTGGAGCCGGTCATGAAGATGGAGATCATCATTCCCAGCGAATATGTGGGCGACGTCATGGGAGATTTGAATGCGAAGCGCGGTAAAATTCTGGGCATCGATTCGAGTGGAGACAATCAAACCATCCGCGCCCATATCCCGATGGCGGAAGTATTGGACTATGCCGCAGATTTGCGATCCATGACAAGCGGACGCGGCGTTTTCATGGTGGAATTTGACCATTACGACGATGTGCCAGAGCATCTGTCTGCCAAGGTCATCGCCGAAGCAAGGGCGCAGAATGAGAAGGAACACAGTTGA
- a CDS encoding cyclic nucleotide-binding domain-containing protein: MIEKGALKFIHGKNFRILNLKGFPAVAFGCPPGLIKEVKRRDLVLPSHYVIPIRTFVKGRNQFDFEFIIYTFLFMKQGREKVHIYCNADQKIRFKIILNETLFGPSFENLLRAQYRSIAEKYFSSEEDEKPFSGFVRTLGKSKSLYNLYGKSLLAHETEKTLRDKVREKIQGIFEKKFKNFKKNPARILNALTDDYLVCAQLKKEMDLFALANEENRDSFIEGIVEFHLFDDASEVKVASSKNKRNTLTISQKDPSVFELILKKEVAHKLDMTYLDRPELFKQATPPSKPYMGLTFMGVGSGFSKDRRNSCLVVWSEGKGMMVDAFSGLDQVAWDYGIAEQDIACYFLSHVHSDHDAGLVEKVLSGARIKIVSTRIIYESFLRKLEAIICFPKELIEGFIDFFEVQPNKEILMPGFLHTYLTFDYSLHSIPAGRFKIRYAKPGCEEKTLSHSGDTKYDVTLIENWYRKGNFTEKRRDQILGFVWDADLIVHDVGGGLLHTEESALDVQPESVVDKMILVHQHSPPNADNRYHYASEGSISTLIPSNPEFEESRIDCIKPITLFRNLDDSELMKILNNSEVQHFETAESVFSQNDFGEDFYVILEGLAEIVIDGAPFAIYEAGKFFGELAISTDNPYRRASVIAKSSLTVLKIPKKFYQKFNLPTIQDGFYQIRNHFTDFLHPSLIASLAFGKVEHWSRKKKNIPLKGDAKSLYIIVSGEVKIQEKAQGKIVRLRIGDMIGSPTGRAKSSSPAKAWVASDDVYVIHLKHKQMKRLFTLFPSFYVTVCQRMKKLEAMLS; encoded by the coding sequence TTGATCGAAAAAGGCGCTTTGAAATTTATCCACGGAAAAAATTTCAGGATTTTAAATCTAAAAGGATTTCCTGCGGTTGCGTTTGGCTGTCCTCCTGGCTTGATTAAGGAAGTGAAGCGTCGCGATCTGGTGTTGCCTTCGCATTATGTGATCCCGATACGAACTTTTGTGAAGGGGCGGAATCAGTTCGATTTTGAGTTCATCATCTATACGTTTTTGTTCATGAAGCAGGGGCGCGAGAAAGTTCATATTTATTGTAACGCCGACCAGAAAATTCGATTCAAGATCATACTCAATGAAACCCTGTTCGGCCCCTCATTTGAAAATTTGTTGCGCGCCCAGTACCGATCCATCGCTGAAAAGTATTTCTCCTCAGAAGAAGATGAAAAACCCTTCAGCGGATTTGTCAGAACGCTTGGGAAAAGTAAATCCCTTTACAATTTGTACGGAAAATCCCTTTTGGCGCATGAGACAGAAAAAACGCTTCGGGACAAGGTTCGCGAAAAAATACAGGGAATCTTTGAAAAGAAATTCAAAAACTTTAAAAAGAATCCAGCGCGGATTTTAAACGCGCTCACGGACGATTATCTGGTTTGCGCTCAGCTGAAAAAAGAAATGGATTTGTTTGCCCTTGCGAATGAGGAAAACCGGGACTCGTTCATAGAAGGGATTGTAGAGTTTCATCTTTTCGACGACGCTTCGGAAGTGAAAGTTGCGAGTTCTAAAAACAAACGCAATACGTTGACGATTTCTCAAAAGGACCCTTCAGTTTTTGAACTGATATTGAAAAAAGAAGTCGCGCACAAGCTCGACATGACCTATCTGGATCGTCCTGAACTGTTCAAACAGGCAACGCCGCCATCGAAACCCTATATGGGCCTTACTTTTATGGGCGTGGGATCGGGCTTCTCAAAAGATCGACGCAACAGTTGTCTGGTCGTTTGGAGTGAAGGCAAGGGAATGATGGTGGACGCATTCTCCGGTCTCGATCAGGTGGCCTGGGATTATGGTATCGCCGAGCAGGACATCGCCTGTTATTTCCTGTCGCACGTGCATTCCGATCATGATGCGGGACTGGTGGAAAAAGTTCTTTCCGGCGCGCGGATTAAAATCGTTTCGACGCGCATTATTTATGAAAGTTTTTTGAGGAAACTGGAAGCCATCATTTGTTTTCCCAAAGAATTGATCGAAGGTTTTATAGATTTTTTTGAGGTCCAGCCCAATAAAGAAATTTTGATGCCGGGTTTTTTGCACACTTACCTGACCTTCGATTATTCCCTGCATTCGATCCCCGCCGGGCGTTTTAAAATCCGTTATGCGAAACCCGGTTGCGAAGAGAAAACCCTGAGCCATTCAGGCGACACGAAGTACGACGTGACTTTGATCGAGAACTGGTACCGGAAGGGTAATTTCACTGAAAAGCGACGCGACCAGATACTTGGATTCGTATGGGATGCAGATTTGATCGTGCATGACGTCGGCGGCGGACTGCTTCATACGGAAGAATCGGCTTTGGATGTCCAGCCTGAATCGGTTGTAGATAAAATGATTCTGGTGCATCAACATTCGCCGCCCAACGCCGATAATCGCTATCACTATGCAAGCGAGGGTTCCATCTCCACGCTGATCCCGTCGAACCCTGAATTTGAAGAGAGCCGTATCGACTGCATCAAGCCGATCACCTTGTTTCGAAATCTGGATGACAGCGAGTTGATGAAGATCCTGAACAATTCCGAGGTTCAACATTTTGAGACGGCGGAATCCGTTTTTTCGCAAAATGATTTTGGCGAAGATTTTTACGTTATTCTTGAGGGGTTAGCGGAAATTGTGATTGACGGAGCGCCCTTTGCTATCTATGAGGCTGGAAAATTTTTTGGCGAGCTCGCGATCTCTACGGACAATCCGTACCGTCGGGCCAGCGTGATCGCAAAGTCCTCGCTGACGGTGCTGAAGATTCCCAAGAAGTTTTATCAGAAGTTCAATTTACCGACCATTCAGGATGGCTTTTACCAAATTCGCAATCATTTTACGGATTTTTTGCACCCTAGCCTGATCGCATCATTAGCCTTCGGCAAGGTGGAGCATTGGAGTCGGAAGAAAAAGAATATCCCTCTCAAGGGCGATGCAAAATCGCTTTATATCATTGTTTCAGGCGAGGTCAAAATCCAGGAAAAAGCGCAGGGGAAAATCGTTCGTCTGCGGATCGGGGATATGATTGGTAGTCCGACGGGGCGCGCTAAAAGTTCGTCTCCCGCGAAGGCCTGGGTGGCCAGTGACGACGTATATGTCATCCATTTAAAGCATAAGCAGATGAAAAGACTTTTTACGCTTTTCCCCTCATTTTATGTTACTGTGTGCCAAAGAATGAAAAAACTGGAGGCCATGCTATCGTAA
- a CDS encoding DUF1566 domain-containing protein, translating to MSDEKQLIDNGNGTITDLKSNVMWKKTDSFQDTKKWMNWFRCQDYVEISNLERFGGYDDWRYPNEAEAWGLFDLGKKNTDKYGDEIYLDPIFEPLCAGTTWCLDEKGSAALIVQYEDGQKVWPSKYANFNMAVRMVRSLG from the coding sequence ATGTCAGACGAAAAACAATTGATAGATAATGGCAACGGCACCATCACCGACCTCAAGTCCAATGTCATGTGGAAAAAAACCGATTCATTTCAGGACACCAAGAAATGGATGAACTGGTTCCGTTGTCAGGATTATGTTGAAATTTCAAACCTCGAACGCTTTGGCGGCTACGACGACTGGCGCTACCCAAACGAAGCGGAGGCTTGGGGATTGTTCGACCTGGGTAAAAAAAATACCGATAAATACGGGGATGAAATTTACCTCGACCCCATTTTCGAACCTCTCTGTGCAGGCACGACCTGGTGTCTGGATGAAAAAGGCTCCGCCGCGCTCATCGTTCAATATGAAGACGGGCAGAAAGTCTGGCCCTCCAAATACGCGAACTTCAATATGGCGGTTCGCATGGTGCGCTCACTGGGCTGA
- a CDS encoding integration host factor subunit alpha, whose product MRRNTVESFSKAFTHSEGVVTLDKKLSNNTIIKSDLVDRVYEKVGFTRREAVEAVEILFNEIKLGLARGENVRIANFASFYLREKKPRNARNPKTGQPIRIKPGKSLSFKPSKQLLISANQSKHDKPDS is encoded by the coding sequence ATGAGAAGGAACACAGTTGAATCGTTCTCAAAAGCATTTACCCATTCAGAGGGTGTTGTAACATTGGATAAGAAACTATCAAATAATACGATCATTAAATCAGATCTTGTTGATCGCGTGTACGAAAAGGTCGGTTTCACCCGGCGAGAGGCGGTGGAAGCCGTTGAAATTCTTTTCAATGAGATCAAACTGGGGCTGGCGCGCGGCGAGAATGTGCGCATTGCGAATTTTGCCAGTTTCTATTTGCGGGAGAAAAAACCTCGGAACGCCAGAAACCCTAAAACCGGTCAACCGATTCGCATCAAACCCGGCAAATCCCTTTCTTTTAAACCCAGCAAACAATTGCTGATATCAGCCAATCAATCGAAACATGACAAACCCGATTCCTGA
- a CDS encoding metallophosphoesterase family protein: MKYIVFSDIHSNWEALEAFRKLIGGISHDKLIFLGDSVGYGTDPNPVVDWLRDNVDLFLSGNHDYAAVGKISTLNFNPYAHKSTMWTRNRLSEENKQFLTDQPCIQREGDVCWAHSSPHEPEKWHYLTSVEDGPDNFASFTQSLCFVGHTHRPLTLEQDAEGNVSALQDNPFTLKPDCRYIISVGSLGQPRDGNPEPAFVVYDSDLRTVQLHRFCYEMETTQQKISESDLPVYFAERLVYGM, encoded by the coding sequence ATGAAATACATTGTCTTTTCAGATATCCATTCCAATTGGGAGGCGCTTGAGGCGTTTCGCAAACTCATCGGGGGAATCAGCCACGACAAGCTGATATTCCTGGGCGACAGCGTGGGCTACGGAACGGACCCCAACCCGGTCGTGGACTGGCTCCGGGACAATGTCGATTTGTTTTTATCGGGGAACCATGATTACGCGGCGGTTGGAAAAATTTCCACGCTTAATTTCAATCCCTACGCTCATAAATCCACGATGTGGACGCGCAATCGCTTGAGCGAGGAGAACAAACAATTCCTCACGGATCAGCCCTGTATCCAACGCGAAGGCGATGTCTGCTGGGCTCATTCTTCGCCGCATGAGCCGGAAAAATGGCATTATCTGACCAGCGTCGAAGACGGGCCTGATAATTTTGCATCCTTCACCCAGTCCCTGTGTTTTGTCGGTCATACGCATCGCCCCTTAACCCTTGAGCAAGACGCAGAGGGCAATGTGAGCGCATTGCAGGATAACCCGTTTACGCTGAAACCGGATTGCCGATACATCATCTCTGTGGGGAGCCTGGGACAGCCGAGGGACGGAAATCCGGAGCCGGCATTTGTTGTTTACGACTCCGATTTGAGAACCGTTCAGTTGCACCGGTTCTGTTATGAGATGGAAACCACCCAGCAAAAAATCTCCGAAAGCGACCTGCCTGTCTATTTCGCCGAGCGACTGGTCTACGGAATGTAG